Proteins encoded by one window of Selenihalanaerobacter shriftii:
- a CDS encoding sensor histidine kinase, producing the protein MRVKLYVKLAAVFLIVTLSTIVLVGGIINIALNNRFKDYVMNNEEIKNQRIIDSLESIYRRQGNWNNVESQLRHLEMMTGRRVEVTNNGRGVFDSKECRPMGMMGEGMMGGGMMRNDRRRRGNNQRQSRFEPNSESESSRTVKLPVKVDSNVVGYAHITPLEHEGLWSKQDMLFRKTINRSIIIAGVIAGLVALVISFFISKRITKPVREMTEVAQAMGEGDLSQRVEVTSKDEIGVLGEQVNQLATKLQKLEILRKKLTADVAHELRTPLTTIQSYIEAFQDGVMSIDEGNLNSIHEEVLRLVGLVSDLQELAIAEGGKPNFKAELINLKKFVQSRINGLSKLFTDKDIDLNLTLPNEDIKLEFDKKALNKIIRNLISNAYKYTNSGGKVSVNLKKQEDKALITVRDTGIGISKEELPYIFERFYRVDESRTRETGGTGIGLAIVKELIESQNGIITVDSELGEGTEFKVWLPIKE; encoded by the coding sequence ATGAGGGTTAAATTATATGTAAAATTAGCCGCAGTTTTTTTAATTGTAACTCTTTCAACAATTGTTCTAGTTGGAGGAATTATTAATATTGCACTTAATAATAGATTTAAAGATTACGTTATGAATAATGAAGAAATTAAAAATCAAAGAATTATTGATTCTTTAGAAAGCATTTATAGGCGACAAGGAAATTGGAACAATGTTGAAAGTCAGTTAAGGCATTTAGAAATGATGACTGGGCGTAGAGTAGAAGTTACTAATAATGGTAGAGGTGTTTTTGATTCTAAAGAATGTAGACCGATGGGTATGATGGGTGAAGGTATGATGGGTGGAGGTATGATGAGAAATGATAGAAGAAGGCGAGGTAATAATCAGCGTCAATCACGTTTTGAACCTAATTCTGAATCAGAATCCTCTCGAACTGTCAAACTACCAGTTAAAGTCGACTCTAACGTAGTTGGATATGCTCACATTACTCCTTTAGAACATGAAGGTTTATGGAGTAAACAAGATATGTTGTTTAGAAAGACTATTAATCGTTCAATAATAATTGCTGGAGTCATAGCTGGATTAGTTGCTTTAGTAATAAGTTTCTTTATTTCTAAGAGGATTACTAAACCTGTACGAGAGATGACTGAAGTTGCTCAAGCTATGGGAGAAGGAGATTTAAGCCAAAGAGTAGAAGTTACTTCTAAGGATGAAATAGGAGTTTTAGGTGAACAAGTTAATCAACTGGCTACAAAGCTACAAAAATTAGAAATATTACGCAAGAAATTAACTGCTGATGTTGCGCATGAATTACGTACTCCATTAACTACTATTCAAAGTTATATTGAAGCATTTCAAGATGGAGTAATGTCAATTGATGAAGGTAATTTAAATTCTATTCATGAAGAAGTATTAAGGTTAGTAGGTTTAGTAAGTGATCTACAAGAATTAGCCATAGCTGAAGGTGGAAAGCCTAATTTTAAAGCAGAATTAATTAATCTTAAGAAATTTGTTCAAAGTCGAATTAATGGACTGTCAAAATTATTTACTGATAAAGATATTGATTTAAATTTAACTTTACCAAATGAAGATATTAAATTGGAGTTCGATAAAAAGGCTTTAAATAAAATTATTCGGAATTTGATTTCTAATGCTTATAAGTATACTAATTCTGGTGGAAAAGTGTCGGTTAATTTAAAGAAGCAAGAAGATAAAGCTTTAATTACAGTTCGAGATACAGGAATTGGTATTTCTAAAGAGGAATTGCCTTATATTTTTGAAAGGTTTTATCGAGTTGATGAATCAAGAACTAGGGAGACTGGTGGTACAGGGATTGGATTAGCTATAGTTAAAGAATTGATTGAATCTCAAAATGGTATAATTACTGTTGATAGTGAGCTTGGAGAAGGAACAGAATTTAAAGTCTGGCTGCCGATAAAAGAATGA
- a CDS encoding SIR2 family protein, with product MTTEYCFLLGAGASVPAGIPTMNQLYELFLEILTQEELEFINQLETVLDRHRDDENSFNLESILRILNLINRVDKEPIQSFFCGFKDGIENNLDLVGPMIKKLKGLIREECVTKERNIEYILPLIKFIHEADALQIFTLNYDLIIEILCELYRLKYTDGFNFTWEPKLLENDRKYDLRLYKLHGSIIWHRTQEGKSLKIPIINYEGELKYFLGSELSNMLVYPEENKQEPFQRLLKYFDLELLEKRLLISIGYSFCDALIRQRVLDGLKDNPKLHIYLICPNAQEILEKYFSNYRQRVTVFNQGIKEMLTDDSLYFKLKEFLKSNN from the coding sequence ATGACTACAGAATATTGTTTTTTGCTAGGAGCTGGAGCTTCTGTACCAGCTGGCATACCAACTATGAATCAACTATATGAGTTATTTTTAGAAATTTTAACTCAAGAGGAATTAGAATTCATAAATCAGTTAGAGACAGTGCTTGATAGACATAGAGATGATGAGAATTCATTTAATTTAGAATCTATACTTAGAATTTTAAATTTAATTAATAGAGTAGATAAAGAACCAATTCAGTCTTTCTTTTGTGGTTTTAAGGATGGTATTGAAAATAATTTAGATTTAGTTGGACCAATGATTAAGAAATTAAAAGGGCTAATTAGAGAAGAATGTGTTACTAAAGAAAGAAATATAGAATATATATTACCTTTGATTAAGTTTATCCATGAAGCAGATGCTTTACAAATATTCACTTTAAATTATGATTTAATTATTGAGATTTTATGTGAACTATATAGGTTAAAATATACTGATGGATTTAATTTTACTTGGGAGCCTAAATTATTAGAAAATGATCGAAAATATGATTTAAGGTTATATAAGTTACATGGTTCAATTATTTGGCATCGAACTCAAGAGGGAAAGAGTTTAAAAATTCCTATCATTAATTATGAAGGAGAGTTGAAGTATTTTTTAGGTTCAGAACTATCTAATATGTTAGTCTATCCAGAAGAGAACAAACAAGAACCTTTTCAACGACTATTAAAGTATTTTGACCTGGAGTTATTAGAAAAGAGATTATTAATTAGTATAGGTTATAGTTTTTGTGATGCTTTAATTAGACAGCGGGTATTAGATGGACTTAAAGATAATCCCAAACTACATATTTACTTAATTTGTCCTAATGCACAGGAGATTTTAGAAAAGTATTTCAGTAATTATCGTCAACGGGTTACTGTTTTTAATCAAGGTATCAAAGAAATGTTAACTGATGATTCATTATATTTTAAATTAAAAGAGTTTCTTAAGAGTAATAACTAG
- a CDS encoding tetratricopeptide repeat protein, which produces MKQKKRRDLIIISLVLSIMLLSSGLLWASGSNDNYQAGLKAFRKGNYQVAVPKLVAAISDNPDLMYPHYVLGLTYYRLEQYKFAETQFKKAHQINPEHYRVMVNLGRAYLKRNKLGQAIEITKMAINVKKEDGDAYNVLGRAYMNQGNLQEAINSLQQAAKLDDENYYILNNLGYAYIQTGEYKKAIPVLKEATKLRPTVPYLYNNLGIAYENTDNLDKATEAYQKALDINNNYTKARTNLKRVKRLLEED; this is translated from the coding sequence GTGAAACAGAAAAAGAGACGAGATTTGATTATAATTAGTTTAGTATTATCTATCATGTTACTTTCTAGTGGCTTGCTTTGGGCTAGTGGTTCCAATGATAATTATCAAGCAGGATTGAAGGCTTTTAGAAAAGGTAATTATCAAGTAGCTGTACCTAAATTAGTAGCAGCTATTTCTGATAATCCAGACTTAATGTATCCTCATTATGTGTTAGGATTAACTTATTATCGATTAGAACAATATAAATTTGCTGAGACTCAGTTTAAAAAAGCACATCAGATTAATCCTGAGCATTATAGAGTAATGGTTAATTTAGGTAGGGCTTATTTAAAAAGAAATAAACTAGGACAAGCTATTGAAATTACTAAAATGGCTATAAATGTTAAAAAAGAAGATGGTGATGCTTATAATGTACTTGGTCGAGCTTATATGAATCAAGGAAATTTACAAGAAGCTATCAATAGTTTACAGCAAGCAGCTAAGTTAGATGATGAGAATTACTATATTTTAAATAATTTAGGATATGCTTATATTCAGACGGGAGAATATAAAAAAGCAATTCCTGTGTTAAAGGAAGCAACAAAATTAAGGCCAACAGTACCTTATTTATATAATAATTTAGGGATAGCCTATGAAAATACTGATAATTTAGACAAGGCAACAGAAGCATATCAAAAGGCTTTAGATATTAATAATAACTATACTAAAGCTAGAACAAATCTAAAACGAGTCAAAAGATTACTGGAAGAAGATTAA